A part of Chloroflexota bacterium genomic DNA contains:
- a CDS encoding penicillin-binding protein 2 translates to MKPPFYMRYVILMAACAILGVGIVFQMIRINYSSSAQELIEKSASYQGFEETIYPPRGTIYDRNGHVLATNQIGYEIGIDLKFVTDPESIAFSAASLLDLEYADVFSLASTLQNGEDENRYFVLASYVDEETVDELQALKDSYTERRRETGTSTPSLSGLIWTGMEQRSYPEDELAANVLGFYNYFSRETAQGVYGVEETYNRLLTGQPESVFVPNDPYEVEALPNIDHGASLILTIDRDIQAMIEKELADALEWSGAEGGTIIVYDPENGDILGMASTPTFDPNEYWTYEETFPNPTPYNRAIGDAYEPGSVFKVITMAAALDAGAVEPSTTYEDTYGVYWVENTWPIYNWDGGAWGEQDMTGCMQHSLNVCLAHIAVDLLGEEDFYKYVQAFGFGRSTGIDLAGEANYPLRLPDNNQWVVVDLAANSFGQGIAVTPIQMVMAIGAVANDGQMMVPHVVRSVVDNGQQYDVAAQVMGNPISAETAQTLTKMLTVALEEETSEALVNGYSIAGKTGTAEIPTELGYTTDETNTSFVGWGPSDDPQFVVYVWLERPSISKWGSVVAAPVFSNVVEQLVVLMKIPPDAVRAEMSAN, encoded by the coding sequence ATGAAACCTCCCTTCTACATGCGATATGTGATCCTGATGGCGGCCTGCGCCATTCTTGGCGTGGGGATCGTCTTTCAGATGATCCGGATCAATTACAGCAGCAGCGCCCAGGAGCTGATCGAGAAATCCGCAAGCTACCAGGGCTTTGAAGAGACTATTTACCCACCCCGCGGAACGATCTATGACCGCAACGGCCATGTGCTGGCGACCAACCAGATCGGCTACGAGATCGGGATCGATCTAAAATTTGTGACCGACCCCGAATCAATCGCCTTCTCCGCAGCCAGCCTGCTGGATTTGGAATATGCAGACGTTTTCTCGCTCGCCAGCACCCTTCAGAATGGCGAAGACGAGAACCGCTACTTCGTCCTCGCCAGCTATGTGGATGAAGAAACCGTGGATGAACTCCAGGCTCTGAAGGATAGCTACACAGAACGCCGCCGGGAAACGGGAACCTCTACCCCCAGCCTTTCCGGGTTGATTTGGACGGGTATGGAGCAACGTTCTTATCCTGAAGATGAGCTGGCTGCAAATGTCCTCGGATTCTATAACTATTTCTCCCGGGAGACCGCTCAGGGTGTTTACGGCGTTGAAGAAACCTATAACCGCCTGCTGACCGGCCAGCCGGAAAGCGTTTTTGTACCCAATGACCCTTATGAGGTCGAGGCATTGCCCAATATTGACCACGGTGCCAGCCTGATCCTGACCATTGACCGCGATATCCAGGCCATGATCGAGAAAGAACTGGCAGATGCCCTTGAATGGTCCGGTGCTGAAGGCGGCACGATCATTGTCTATGATCCGGAAAACGGTGACATTTTAGGCATGGCCAGCACGCCAACCTTCGACCCCAATGAATATTGGACCTACGAAGAGACCTTCCCCAACCCTACCCCCTACAACCGTGCCATTGGGGACGCCTACGAACCAGGTTCTGTATTCAAGGTCATCACAATGGCCGCCGCACTGGACGCGGGCGCTGTGGAGCCCTCCACAACCTATGAAGACACCTATGGCGTCTATTGGGTTGAAAACACCTGGCCCATCTATAACTGGGATGGCGGCGCCTGGGGCGAACAGGACATGACCGGCTGTATGCAGCACTCTTTGAACGTCTGTTTGGCGCATATTGCCGTAGATCTACTCGGCGAAGAAGATTTCTATAAATATGTACAGGCTTTTGGTTTTGGCCGCAGCACAGGCATTGACCTGGCCGGCGAAGCCAATTACCCCCTCCGCCTTCCGGACAACAACCAATGGGTGGTGGTGGATCTGGCGGCCAACTCCTTTGGTCAGGGTATTGCCGTGACCCCCATCCAAATGGTGATGGCAATTGGAGCCGTTGCCAATGACGGGCAGATGATGGTTCCTCATGTTGTGCGCAGTGTGGTCGATAACGGCCAGCAATATGATGTCGCTGCGCAGGTCATGGGCAACCCGATCTCTGCTGAGACGGCCCAGACCCTGACCAAAATGCTCACCGTCGCTCTGGAAGAAGAAACTTCCGAAGCTTTGGTGAATGGCTACAGTATCGCGGGTAAGACCGGTACAGCGGAAATTCCCACGGAACTGGGGTACACCACCGATGAGACCAACACCTCATTCGTTGGCTGGGGTCCCTCAGATGATCCGCAATTTGTGGTTTATGTCTGGCTGGAGCGGCCCAGTATCTCAAAATGGGGTTCGGTTGTAGCCGCCCCGGTATTCAGCAACGTTGTGGAGCAGCTGGTCGTACTAATGAAGATTCCCCCGGACGCTGTCCGGGCTGAAATGAGCGCGAATTAG
- the rsmH gene encoding 16S rRNA (cytosine(1402)-N(4))-methyltransferase RsmH — MAGNPGDNFPHQPVLYQEVLGALAPQTGKSYLDGTVGAGGHAEGILTASAPQGRLLGLDLDPEALAITRQRLFAFQDRVILRQASYRDAAAVLEEIGWGPVDGILLDLGVSSMQLDRPNRGFSFRESGPLDMRFNPAGGTSAADLVNLLDEKSLADLIYEYGEERYSRRIARAIVSARPFQTTGELAALIKKAVPAGYDPHIHPATRTFQALRIATNQELETISQALPALTECLAPGGKIAIISFHSLEDRLTKQFFKQESKDCICPPSQPICTCGHKATLKVLTRKPISATEEEMRRNPRSRSAKLRVAEKI; from the coding sequence ATCGCCGGAAACCCTGGCGATAATTTCCCCCACCAGCCAGTTCTTTACCAAGAAGTCCTTGGTGCCTTAGCGCCGCAGACTGGTAAATCCTATCTTGATGGGACAGTCGGCGCTGGTGGCCACGCTGAAGGCATTCTGACAGCCTCAGCGCCACAGGGCAGATTACTCGGTCTCGACCTGGATCCGGAAGCGCTGGCGATCACTCGTCAGCGTCTTTTCGCTTTTCAGGATAGAGTGATCCTGCGCCAGGCCTCCTACCGGGACGCCGCCGCTGTCCTCGAGGAAATTGGCTGGGGACCCGTGGATGGAATCCTGCTCGATCTGGGTGTGTCATCAATGCAACTCGACCGCCCAAATCGTGGGTTTTCATTCCGAGAATCCGGCCCATTGGATATGCGCTTCAATCCCGCCGGCGGCACCAGCGCAGCGGATCTGGTCAATCTCTTGGACGAGAAGTCCCTCGCTGACCTGATCTACGAATACGGTGAAGAACGATATTCGAGGCGAATTGCCCGGGCGATCGTTTCTGCCAGGCCCTTCCAAACTACCGGAGAACTGGCGGCTCTGATCAAAAAAGCTGTCCCGGCCGGATATGACCCTCATATCCATCCGGCAACCCGGACATTTCAGGCTTTAAGGATCGCCACCAATCAAGAGTTGGAGACGATCTCTCAGGCTTTACCGGCACTGACAGAATGCCTGGCACCTGGCGGGAAGATTGCCATCATCAGCTTTCATTCGCTCGAAGACCGGCTCACCAAGCAATTCTTCAAGCAGGAAAGCAAAGATTGCATCTGCCCTCCCAGCCAACCCATCTGTACCTGTGGGCATAAAGCCACCCTCAAAGTGCTGACCCGAAAGCCGATCAGCGCCACGGAAGAGGAAATGCGCAGGAATCCCCGCTCTCGCAGCGCTAAGCTGAGAGTAGCTGAGAAAATTTAG
- the mraZ gene encoding division/cell wall cluster transcriptional repressor MraZ translates to MFLGQYEHNIDEKGRITIPAEFREELGDCVVITQGYDGNLQALPLELYELLAERIRGISILDPDSRRLRRIFFSYAKKIEFDKAGRVLLPAFLRDTANLKENAILVGNGEYFELWSPENWQVQQTSLNDVEANEQRFKPLDLTTLP, encoded by the coding sequence ATGTTCCTGGGACAATACGAGCACAATATCGATGAGAAAGGACGAATCACCATTCCCGCAGAATTTCGCGAGGAACTTGGCGATTGCGTGGTCATCACCCAGGGCTATGATGGTAACCTGCAAGCTCTCCCACTTGAGCTGTACGAGTTGTTAGCTGAACGCATCCGCGGTATCAGTATACTCGACCCGGACAGCCGCAGACTCCGCAGGATCTTCTTTTCATACGCAAAGAAGATCGAATTCGACAAAGCCGGTCGTGTTTTATTACCTGCGTTTCTGAGGGATACTGCAAATCTCAAAGAAAACGCAATTCTGGTGGGCAATGGGGAATATTTTGAGCTCTGGTCACCAGAAAACTGGCAAGTTCAGCAGACGTCGCTGAATGATGTTGAAGCGAATGAGCAACGGTTTAAACCCCTGGATTTAACTACCCTACCGTGA
- the rplU gene encoding 50S ribosomal protein L21, whose translation MKFVIVEQGGKQYRAAEGETIDVDRLPNEVGEAITLEDVLLSVDDDKVVVGTPLIKGAKVQAKVLNHFKGRKILVFKYRPKQRYRVKTGHRQQYTKLLIESIGLE comes from the coding sequence ATGAAATTTGTTATTGTCGAACAAGGCGGCAAGCAATACCGTGCTGCTGAAGGTGAGACGATCGACGTCGATCGTTTGCCAAATGAGGTGGGTGAGGCGATCACTCTGGAAGATGTCCTTTTGTCCGTAGATGACGATAAGGTCGTTGTTGGCACCCCGCTAATCAAGGGCGCCAAGGTCCAGGCGAAAGTTCTCAATCATTTCAAGGGTCGCAAGATCCTGGTTTTTAAGTATCGCCCGAAACAACGCTATCGCGTAAAGACGGGTCATCGTCAGCAATACACGAAGCTGCTGATTGAATCGATTGGATTGGAGTAG
- the rpmA gene encoding 50S ribosomal protein L27, giving the protein MAHKKGGGSSRNGRDSQSQRLGIKKFGGEYVISGNIIVRQRGTKIHPGWNVGMGKDHTLFATTEGLVHFETMPGGRKKVHVVTLPEDE; this is encoded by the coding sequence ATGGCTCATAAAAAAGGTGGCGGTTCCTCACGAAACGGTCGTGACAGCCAGTCGCAACGACTTGGTATCAAAAAATTCGGTGGTGAATACGTGATCAGCGGCAATATCATTGTCCGCCAGCGCGGCACCAAGATCCACCCCGGCTGGAATGTCGGTATGGGTAAGGATCATACACTTTTTGCAACAACCGAAGGTCTGGTTCATTTTGAGACGATGCCCGGTGGCCGCAAAAAGGTTCACGTTGTTACACTCCCTGAGGATGAATAA
- the rpmE gene encoding 50S ribosomal protein L31 — protein MKKDIHPQYYPDAVVICGSCGNTWTTGSTQKEIRTEVCSNCHPFYTGQQQRILDREGQVDRFYKRLQARKDYLEDKKAKEEEKVSPDRPIEELGLGTRVEKALTEAGMKNVGDVLERLEGGEQAMLDISGFGRKSLIDLKKALRQLGYKIPDAAEEITV, from the coding sequence ATGAAGAAAGATATTCATCCCCAATACTATCCTGATGCGGTGGTGATTTGCGGTTCCTGTGGCAACACCTGGACAACCGGCTCAACCCAAAAAGAAATCCGCACAGAAGTCTGCTCCAATTGCCATCCCTTCTATACTGGCCAGCAGCAGCGCATTCTTGACCGTGAAGGTCAGGTGGATCGCTTCTACAAACGGCTTCAGGCTCGCAAGGATTACCTCGAAGACAAGAAGGCCAAGGAAGAAGAAAAAGTATCTCCCGATCGCCCGATCGAAGAACTTGGTTTGGGTACCCGGGTTGAAAAGGCCCTGACCGAAGCTGGTATGAAGAATGTTGGTGACGTTTTGGAACGACTTGAAGGCGGCGAGCAGGCCATGCTGGATATCAGCGGCTTTGGTCGCAAGTCCTTGATTGACCTCAAGAAGGCCCTGCGCCAATTGGGTTACAAGATTCCGGATGCTGCGGAAGAAATCACCGTCTAA
- a CDS encoding thymidine kinase, with protein MPHHVGSLEVICGSMFCGKTEELIRRLRRAQIAKQKVQVFKPVIDNRYDQMKVTSHSGLDVEAVPVRSSAEVLAKLDPDVTVIGVDEAQFFDDGIVEVVEELADKDLRVIVTGLDRDFRGEPFGCMPELMARAEKVDKLRAICMVCGEDASRTQRLVNGEPARYDDPIVVVGAQEMYEARCRKHHKVPRN; from the coding sequence ATGCCACATCATGTCGGGTCATTAGAAGTCATTTGCGGGTCAATGTTTTGCGGAAAGACGGAAGAACTCATCCGGCGCCTGCGTAGGGCTCAAATTGCCAAGCAGAAAGTGCAGGTCTTTAAACCGGTCATTGATAATCGATATGATCAAATGAAAGTCACCTCCCATTCCGGTTTGGATGTGGAGGCAGTTCCGGTTCGATCGTCTGCCGAGGTATTGGCAAAATTAGACCCCGATGTGACAGTTATTGGCGTGGATGAGGCCCAATTCTTTGATGATGGCATTGTGGAAGTTGTAGAAGAACTGGCCGATAAGGATCTGCGAGTGATCGTCACAGGGCTGGACCGGGATTTCCGGGGCGAGCCATTTGGCTGCATGCCGGAATTGATGGCTCGGGCCGAAAAGGTGGATAAACTGCGGGCGATTTGTATGGTATGCGGTGAGGATGCCAGCCGGACCCAGCGGCTTGTCAATGGCGAACCAGCCCGTTATGATGATCCGATTGTTGTCGTTGGCGCACAGGAGATGTATGAGGCGCGCTGCCGGAAGCACCACAAGGTCCCCCGAAATTAA
- the hpt gene encoding hypoxanthine phosphoribosyltransferase: MKDYQSFLAEVLIPEAELKARIAVLGAEISRDYAGKEILAICILRGGVMFLTDLIRCIDPPVAIDFMGVSSYGAGARQSSGQVRINLDLRTSIAGKHVLIVEDIIDSGHTLSSVIEMLRTRNPASLEICTLLNKVTRREVDVPIKYCGFEIADKFVFGYGLDMDEFYRNLPFIGVVDLEKYEALD, encoded by the coding sequence ATGAAAGATTATCAATCCTTTTTGGCAGAAGTCCTGATTCCCGAAGCGGAGTTGAAAGCCCGAATTGCAGTATTAGGCGCTGAGATCAGCCGGGATTATGCGGGTAAAGAAATTTTGGCGATTTGTATCCTGCGGGGCGGCGTGATGTTCCTCACGGACCTGATCCGCTGCATTGACCCGCCGGTTGCAATTGATTTCATGGGTGTCTCGTCCTATGGGGCGGGGGCTCGTCAATCCTCCGGGCAGGTCCGGATTAACCTGGACCTGAGGACCTCGATTGCCGGAAAGCACGTATTGATTGTGGAAGATATTATTGACAGCGGGCATACGCTCTCATCCGTGATCGAAATGCTGCGTACTCGTAACCCTGCCAGCCTGGAGATCTGCACCTTGCTCAATAAAGTGACCCGACGTGAGGTGGATGTGCCGATTAAGTATTGTGGCTTTGAGATAGCGGATAAATTCGTCTTTGGCTATGGTCTGGATATGGACGAATTCTATCGGAACCTGCCTTTCATTGGCGTGGTCGATCTGGAAAAATATGAGGCTTTGGACTGA
- a CDS encoding nitroreductase family protein — protein MALETIFARRSIRKYQDKPVEQEKLELLLQAAMAAPSADNTKPWEFIVITDPEAMEKIRSVMLFGKYNAPAAIMVCGNTSVFKNPIGIRFWVQDCSAATENILLAAVELGLGTVWLGVHPIHNFEKRLAKAFDLPDYVKPLNVIYVGYPDQEKAARTQYDPKRVHWNKF, from the coding sequence ATGGCCCTTGAAACAATCTTTGCCCGGCGCAGTATTCGGAAATATCAGGATAAACCGGTTGAGCAGGAGAAACTGGAATTGCTGCTGCAGGCTGCGATGGCCGCGCCATCCGCGGATAACACAAAACCCTGGGAGTTCATAGTCATAACTGATCCCGAGGCGATGGAGAAGATCCGGTCTGTGATGTTGTTTGGGAAATATAACGCGCCGGCCGCGATCATGGTCTGTGGGAACACGTCGGTTTTTAAGAACCCCATTGGTATCCGGTTTTGGGTGCAGGATTGCAGTGCGGCGACAGAAAATATTCTGTTGGCCGCCGTTGAACTAGGGTTAGGAACGGTTTGGTTGGGGGTGCACCCGATCCATAATTTTGAGAAGCGGCTCGCCAAGGCATTTGATCTGCCGGACTACGTCAAGCCGCTGAACGTGATTTATGTAGGGTATCCGGATCAGGAGAAGGCTGCCCGAACCCAGTATGACCCTAAGCGAGTGCATTGGAATAAATTCTAG
- a CDS encoding NAD-dependent epimerase/dehydratase family protein translates to MKILILGGKRFLGIALVEAMLKAGHTPTLFNRGITNPDLFPDVKTLIGDREKDLSAFKRRKWDAVIDTSGFLPRVVRESAKMLSNRCGTYVFISTVSVYKNFRNPDIQVNYPLAELEDPTDEDYTGASYGPLKALCEYEIQQNFKGNLIVIRPGLIVGPNDPTDRFNYWPWRVAQGGKVLSPGPPSADLQFIDVRDLANFILTLIEHNAKGVYNAVGPKNPANFGSLLVACREAAGSDASFIWADEHFLLGEKVKPWVDLPLWLPNSDPNFIGFNSINNANAVKAGLTFKPLSETVSDTLDWIKTRPPAKKLKVGLSLRKEATLIQKYEEMLEKDHLSGN, encoded by the coding sequence ATGAAAATTCTCATCTTAGGTGGTAAGCGTTTCTTGGGGATTGCGCTGGTGGAAGCCATGCTGAAAGCCGGCCATACCCCCACACTCTTCAATCGCGGCATAACCAATCCCGACCTTTTTCCGGATGTCAAAACACTGATTGGCGACAGGGAAAAAGACCTTAGCGCGTTCAAGCGGCGAAAATGGGATGCGGTGATCGACACCAGCGGTTTTCTGCCGCGGGTAGTACGCGAATCTGCCAAAATGCTCTCCAACAGGTGCGGAACCTATGTTTTCATCTCGACCGTTTCCGTCTATAAGAATTTTCGCAATCCAGATATTCAGGTAAATTACCCCCTGGCAGAATTGGAGGATCCCACAGATGAGGACTATACCGGCGCATCCTATGGCCCCCTCAAAGCACTCTGTGAATATGAGATCCAGCAGAATTTCAAAGGCAATCTGATCGTCATCCGGCCAGGACTGATTGTGGGACCCAATGACCCCACCGACCGCTTCAACTATTGGCCGTGGCGGGTTGCGCAGGGTGGTAAAGTGTTGTCTCCAGGCCCACCCAGCGCTGATCTGCAATTCATTGATGTGCGCGATCTGGCGAACTTCATCCTCACCTTGATCGAACATAACGCCAAAGGCGTCTATAACGCCGTCGGCCCCAAAAACCCGGCCAATTTCGGGTCATTGCTGGTTGCCTGCCGGGAAGCCGCCGGTTCAGACGCCAGTTTCATTTGGGCCGATGAACACTTCCTGCTTGGTGAAAAAGTAAAACCCTGGGTGGACCTCCCCCTCTGGCTGCCCAATTCTGATCCCAACTTCATCGGCTTTAACAGCATCAACAACGCTAATGCCGTCAAAGCAGGACTGACCTTCAAGCCCCTCTCTGAGACAGTAAGCGACACGCTGGACTGGATTAAAACCCGCCCGCCTGCCAAGAAGCTGAAGGTCGGATTGAGCCTGCGTAAAGAAGCAACGCTTATTCAGAAATATGAAGAGATGTTGGAAAAGGATCACCTGTCCGGGAACTAG
- a CDS encoding GNAT family N-acetyltransferase, translating to MEIRPINPSDIPAIHQAAESLWGSYIIVVHLEQYNYDDLPGFVAFIDNTLAGFLYYEIRENICEALTLAALIENQGVGTALMTAVEHFAAEKQCTHLQVATTNDNIYAIGFYQYLGFQIKEVFPGRIDLARKIKPSIPMFGENGIPIQDEVLLEKEL from the coding sequence ATGGAAATCCGTCCAATCAACCCATCCGATATCCCGGCAATCCATCAGGCAGCGGAGTCCTTGTGGGGTAGCTACATTATTGTTGTGCATCTCGAGCAATATAATTACGATGACCTGCCTGGGTTTGTTGCCTTCATTGATAATACTCTGGCCGGCTTTCTGTACTATGAAATCAGAGAAAATATCTGTGAAGCGCTCACCCTGGCCGCGCTCATAGAGAATCAAGGCGTTGGCACAGCCCTGATGACTGCGGTTGAGCATTTCGCAGCCGAGAAACAATGCACCCATCTGCAAGTGGCAACAACGAATGACAACATTTACGCCATTGGGTTCTACCAATATCTTGGATTCCAGATTAAAGAAGTCTTTCCCGGCCGAATCGACCTAGCCCGCAAGATCAAGCCCTCCATCCCAATGTTCGGTGAAAATGGCATCCCCATCCAGGATGAAGTCCTCCTGGAAAAAGAACTTTGA
- a CDS encoding pyruvate, phosphate dikinase, translated as MSEKKWVYLFNEVEQAEKNAGSWDGVRGLLGGKGANLAEMTRIGVPVPPGFTITTEACIAYQDGRSFPANMWDQSLAALKVVEEQTNKKFGDPANPLLVSCRSGAKMSMPGMMDTVLNIGLNDETAKGMVSLTENERFVYDSYRRLIQMFGSVVLEISDEAFEDVLDSFKESKGASSDTDLSADDLKELTEKFKAVVKKAKGFDFPQDPVKQLELATKAVFNSWNAKRAIDYRRRANIPDDLGTAVNIVTMVFGNMGWDSGTGVAFTRDPQTGDKKVFGEFLMNAQGEDVVAGIRNTKPIAEMKEDLPEVFDQFMDIAARLEKHYNDMQDVEFTIEKGRLWMLQTRNGKRTAKAAIKIAVDMANEGLIDKETAVMRVEPEQVNQMLHPQFDAATMQAARDAGKLFATGVNASPGAAVGQVYFDADTSQAKAVNEGQDVIMVRPFTKPDDVHGMLSSKGILTSEGGATSHAAVVARQFGVPCVVGASMMSIDAAKLEMTSNDVTVKEGEWISLDGGTGEAFIGKLELTAPNIEEQKELMTLLSWADDIARLQVWANADYPKDAQRARTFGAKGIGLCRTEHMFFEEERLPFVQEMILNAEDAQAILNTVVRLEHSLKTGKIDGQMMNDVVREEVEAELKEAKSSLENADAAKAYFSALGKLLPSQRSDFYGLFEAMDGYPVIIRLIDPPLHEFLPSQEELLVEVTEMRCKGETKGLAEKEEMLAAVTKLHESNPMMGLRGIRLGIVFPDIMRMQVRAIFEAACDAANKGIDVRPEIMIPLTGHVNELKKVQPELEAIAKKVMEEKGVSFSYKFGTMIEIPRAALTSAEIAEVAEFYSFGTNDLTQMTFGYSRDDAERNFLITYVDEGILPQNPFQVLDRNGVGRLMKVAIAEGRKVRPELEVGICGEHGGEPSSIEFCHLVGNNYVSCSPFRVPVARLAAAQAKIKND; from the coding sequence ATGTCAGAAAAGAAATGGGTTTATTTGTTCAATGAAGTTGAACAAGCGGAAAAAAATGCTGGTAGTTGGGACGGCGTTCGCGGTTTGCTCGGTGGCAAAGGTGCGAACCTGGCCGAAATGACCCGGATTGGTGTTCCTGTTCCCCCCGGCTTCACCATTACAACCGAAGCGTGTATCGCTTACCAGGATGGTCGGTCCTTCCCCGCGAATATGTGGGATCAGTCCCTGGCTGCATTGAAGGTCGTTGAAGAACAAACCAACAAGAAATTTGGCGATCCCGCCAATCCGTTATTGGTATCCTGCCGTTCCGGCGCCAAGATGTCCATGCCCGGTATGATGGACACTGTTTTGAATATCGGTTTGAATGATGAAACCGCCAAAGGCATGGTTTCATTGACCGAGAATGAGCGATTTGTCTATGACTCCTATCGCCGCTTGATCCAGATGTTCGGCTCCGTTGTTCTGGAGATTTCGGACGAGGCTTTCGAAGATGTTTTGGATAGCTTCAAAGAGTCTAAGGGCGCATCCAGCGACACCGATCTGAGCGCTGATGACCTGAAGGAACTGACTGAGAAATTCAAAGCCGTGGTGAAGAAAGCCAAGGGCTTTGATTTCCCCCAGGATCCTGTCAAACAGCTCGAACTGGCCACCAAAGCCGTCTTCAATTCCTGGAATGCCAAGCGCGCAATTGACTATCGCCGCCGCGCCAACATTCCTGATGACCTCGGTACTGCCGTCAACATTGTGACAATGGTCTTCGGTAACATGGGCTGGGATTCCGGTACTGGCGTTGCCTTCACCCGTGATCCCCAGACCGGTGATAAGAAAGTCTTCGGCGAATTCCTGATGAACGCACAGGGTGAGGATGTTGTGGCTGGTATCCGCAACACTAAACCGATCGCTGAAATGAAAGAAGATCTCCCTGAAGTTTTTGACCAGTTCATGGACATCGCTGCCCGGCTCGAAAAGCACTACAACGATATGCAGGACGTTGAATTCACCATCGAAAAAGGTCGCTTGTGGATGCTCCAGACACGTAACGGAAAGCGCACCGCCAAAGCCGCGATCAAGATCGCTGTTGATATGGCGAATGAAGGCTTGATCGACAAAGAAACCGCTGTGATGCGCGTGGAACCTGAACAGGTTAACCAGATGCTTCACCCGCAGTTTGATGCCGCTACCATGCAGGCTGCTCGTGATGCCGGTAAGCTCTTCGCCACCGGTGTGAACGCCTCCCCAGGCGCTGCTGTTGGTCAGGTTTACTTCGATGCTGACACCTCCCAGGCGAAAGCCGTAAACGAAGGTCAGGATGTGATCATGGTCCGACCTTTCACCAAACCTGATGATGTGCATGGTATGCTCTCCTCCAAGGGTATTTTGACCTCTGAGGGTGGCGCCACTTCCCATGCGGCTGTGGTTGCCCGCCAATTTGGTGTGCCTTGTGTTGTTGGTGCTTCCATGATGAGCATTGACGCCGCAAAACTTGAAATGACTTCCAATGATGTCACAGTCAAAGAAGGGGAATGGATCTCCCTCGATGGCGGCACCGGTGAAGCTTTCATCGGCAAGCTCGAACTCACCGCTCCCAATATTGAAGAACAAAAAGAACTCATGACTCTGCTCTCCTGGGCTGATGATATTGCCCGGCTGCAGGTTTGGGCCAACGCAGATTATCCCAAGGATGCTCAGCGTGCCCGCACCTTCGGCGCCAAGGGTATTGGCCTCTGCCGGACTGAGCACATGTTCTTCGAAGAAGAACGGCTGCCTTTTGTTCAGGAAATGATCCTGAACGCTGAAGATGCCCAGGCTATCCTCAACACCGTTGTTCGGCTCGAGCATTCTCTGAAGACCGGTAAGATTGATGGCCAGATGATGAATGATGTGGTCCGCGAGGAAGTTGAAGCGGAACTCAAGGAAGCCAAGAGCAGTCTTGAAAATGCTGATGCAGCGAAAGCTTATTTCTCTGCGCTTGGTAAACTGCTGCCCTCCCAGCGCTCAGACTTCTATGGCCTGTTTGAAGCGATGGACGGCTACCCAGTAATCATCCGCCTGATCGATCCCCCATTGCACGAGTTCCTGCCCTCACAGGAAGAACTCCTGGTGGAAGTGACCGAAATGCGCTGCAAAGGCGAGACCAAGGGCCTGGCTGAGAAGGAAGAAATGCTGGCCGCAGTCACCAAGCTCCATGAGAGCAACCCCATGATGGGTCTCCGTGGTATCCGCTTGGGTATCGTCTTCCCCGACATCATGCGGATGCAGGTTCGGGCGATTTTCGAAGCCGCCTGTGACGCCGCCAACAAGGGCATTGATGTCCGCCCCGAGATCATGATCCCGTTGACCGGGCATGTGAACGAGTTGAAGAAAGTTCAGCCTGAACTTGAAGCCATCGCCAAGAAGGTGATGGAAGAAAAAGGCGTGAGCTTCAGCTACAAATTCGGCACGATGATCGAGATCCCCCGTGCTGCCCTGACCTCCGCTGAGATCGCTGAAGTGGCAGAGTTCTACTCTTTCGGCACGAACGACCTGACCCAGATGACCTTTGGTTACAGCCGTGACGACGCCGAACGCAACTTCCTGATCACCTATGTGGATGAAGGCATTCTGCCCCAAAACCCATTCCAGGTCCTGGATCGCAATGGCGTTGGCCGCTTGATGAAGGTTGCTATCGCTGAAGGCCGCAAAGTCCGCCCCGAACTCGAGGTTGGTATCTGCGGTGAGCACGGTGGTGAACCCAGCTCGATCGAGTTCTGCCACCTGGTTGGCAACAACTACGTGAGCTGCTCGCCCTTCCGTGTGCCGGTGGCCCGTCTGGCTGCTGCTCAGGCGAAGATCAAGAACGACTAG